TACAACTTAGCTTCTAACTGTGAGACAAAGCTGCAAACCTGGGCTTTGtctgaagttaaaaagaaattattgaataTGTGGGGATGAAGACGGAAGCGCAAGAGCTCATTTTCAGAGTCCCCAGAGACATACTTCATAGGCAGCCATCTACCCCAGAAATTGAAGGAATGTAATTTTACAAGTAACCTTTATGTCCCCCACAACCAGAGTTtgtgtctcccttctcccttgccttcccttccctttcctgtccctccctttccctccctctctttctctttccttcttccctttctcacaccttccctctctccctcctttcccttccttccttccttccttccttccttccttccttcctccctccctccctccctccctccctccctcccttcctttcttccctccttccctttccttccatctctgtccAATGAACTCTGATGAACAGAAATTCTTCAGTCACTGGATTGTCTTGTATATGACAAGATGTAGGAGGGGTGTGGACCCTGCCAGGAGTGAGGCTTAACACAAGGAGGAtaggatttggggaaggaagagaaacagtgTTCTCACATTCCCTGCTCTATCTGATGGAGTCAAAGTCAGGAAGTCCTTGCGAGAGTAGAGCTGGGCCAGAAAAGGAGCCCCCATTAGATTGTGAGGTCATGCATTTGGGGCAATCCCAGGACAGTTGGATATTAAGACAGAATGAGGATGGGGCAATGATGTCCGAGTCAGGGGAGGCTGGATTTCCTGCCTGAGCCAAAGCGAATGGGTGTGATTGAGTGTAGGCGTGTATGTATAGGCACATATGTATTGGGGAAGCGAGAAAAACCCTGAAAATTAGTGCTAAGGTGCCCTAGGTAGAGTAAGCTGTACTGTGAACACCAGGTCAGGGTAAGATTAAAAAGTGACTCAGGAGTCaacttttcagtttgttttcataTCCGTAtccactcagcaaatatttattaaatgtctactatgtgtcaggtaatATTCCTGGCTCTGGAGATACAGtagtgagagaaaaataaagcaaggtagACGGGGGATAGAGGAATAGGCAAGTAGCTGGGAAGTGGTGGTTGCTTTTTAGGGTGACTAGGGAAGTTCCCCCTGATGAGATGACATTTAAGCAGAGACCTAACAAGCTCAGGAATAGATGAGGTGAGTGCAGTCTGGGCAGAGGAAATAGTAAGagcaaaggccccgaggcagaAGAATGCTTAGTGTGTTCAAGGGACCACAAAGAAGGCAATGTGCCTAGACTGAGGAAGAGCACTATTGGATATGAGAAGATAGGAAGATAGGAAGAGCAGTAGTAAGAGACAAggtcacagagaaagaaggaagccaGATAATGTGGGATTTTGTAAGACCTACAAAAGGATCACTTTGACTACTGTATGGAGAATAGACTATTGGAGGACAAATCGTCCCTGTTGGGGGACAAATAGTCCCTTTCTGGAGAAACAGACCTATTAGCATGCTGTTGCCATAATCCAGGTGAGATCTGCCGGTACCTTAGAGTAGATCAGAaacagtggaggaggaggagtggtcagattatatatatatatgtatatatgtacacatatatacatatatatatattttttaatatttatttatttttgtgaagagtCAAGAATAACTCCAAAGTTTCTTGACCTGGGTGcctgaatgagaaagaaataaccATTCTGCTTTCCCCATTGTACTGAGAACATACAAGTACTGGTCTGAGAATATATTGAAATTGTGTCTGGCTGTAAGATTCTGACCATGTGGCTGGCTACACAGGATAACTGATCCAGATAGTCTTACCTTTAGCAGCTGACTACCTAAAGTAGAAGGAGATGTAGACAACAGAAATAAGtgaattccaggggtgcctgggtggctcagtcagcttaggtcatgatctcacagttcatgagttggagccccgcgtcgggctctgtgctgacaactcagagcctggagcctgctttggattctgtgtctccctctctctctgccccttgcctgcttacgcttggtctctctctctctctctctctctctctctctctctctcaaaaaaaaaaaaaaattaaaaaaattaaaataaataagtgagttGTATATGCAGTTTGACCACATGATATTAGTTGTTAGACCATCTTGAGTAGATATGGTAATGTGAATAATCAGCATTAGAATTTGAGGTTTTAAGTCTTAAGAACTTCCTGTCGTCTAATCTTTTCAAGAAGACATTCTGAAGGAGGCAGAATGCCTTGTGATTAACATAGACATAAGGATTGGAGTTTGTGCTACCTGTGCGGTAGCTCCTGTCAATATTTGCTGaactcttactatgtgccaggcatggtgctaggtgctgggaataaAAAGACAAGGAAGACATGGTCTCTGCCCAAGAAGTTTCACAGCTTAGCAAGGGTAGGCAGCATGGATTTGATTATAATCCTGTGATGAAGGCTgcaagagaaaaatgtatattaaaagtGCAAAAGTGGTTCAGAAGAAGGAGTCAGTGACCTGGGGACTGGGGTAGGGAATCCAGGAGGGTCCTCCAGGCAGGATATGCGATCAGTGCAAAAGTACGCTTGCTCCATTTGGGAAGAACTGTAAGGAGGAAAACATTGAATGAAGCAAAACTTTTGAGGGAACAGTGCTGAGACATAAGAGTACATAGGTTCAAAGGGACTAGAACTTGAAGGGCCCTGTTTGCTTCTGGACCTCATCCTATAGGTGTGGGGAAGCTATCAAGAGGTTTTATGTAGGGAAATGACAACAGTCCATTTGTATTTTAGGTAGAAAGTCAGTTTATGCATTTCAGGAAACATTTTTGAGCTTCTCCAATATGCCAGGTAGGGAGGTCAGTGCTGGAGATACAAACATTCTTAGATCATGGTTGAAAACCCTAGTGAATTAAGCTTAAAGTCAACAAGCGATGTTCACTTCTCGAGTGAGACAGGACTGAGtttggagagaaggggaggcaCTTAAGGAATCTTTAGAAAGTGAAATGTGGGAGtcctggggagggaaagaaaaggtggTCTTGGATGACTCTGCGGCAGGAATGAACTGGTGAAGGACAGTACCTTTAACTGAACTAGAAAACAAGGGAATTTCACCTGGATCACGTCAGGTTTGAAGAGCTCCAGAGGATCCAAGAAttgatgaacagaagggaaggagtCCCAGTGTTAGAGAGAGGGGTTTGAGAGTCATCCATATTTGaggtctgtgctggcagtggggcTTAAAACCAGGGAAATACATGTGGAATCGCTAAGGGAGGCTGAGTCACAGGCAAGTGTTCGGGCAACACTGTCATTCATTGCCTTCTCCTGGTTACTGAGTCCTCCCTCTGCACAAAATGAGTCTCTAGCTGTCATGCCTGGTAACATTTTCCTgtagctttttcatttttactttctgtcCTCTGCCTCAGCCACATGGTGTGTTGAATTTGTGAAACTGTGGAAACCCTGAGCGGACGCGTGCACCTACGGTAAAGTATACAACAACAATGGCCCATGTGACtttcaacacagcagccagagttgCTCTGGACATtctgttgatttcagttcaggtcatgatcccggggccCAGgaagcctgattaagattctctctctccccctctgctcctctgccctgcttgcattcgctctcaaattaaaataaaataaaataataataataataaattaattttaaaaaaatgtagttcctggggcacctgggtggcgcagtcggttaagcgtccgacttcagccaggtcacgatctcgcggtccgtgagttcgagccccgcgtcaggctctgggctgatggctcagagcctggagcctgtttccggttctgtgtctccctctctctctgcccctcccccgttcatgctctgtctctctctgtcccaaaaataaataaacgttgaaaaaaaaaaaatgtagttcctcagttgcactagccacatttcaagtgttcaataaccacacgtggctagtggccACTGCATTGGAAagtgcagatatagaacatttccatcatcacagaaaatcTTATTGGACAGAGCCAGAAAGCACCTATAAATGTTCCTTCTGGACTTTTCAGAGGGTCTGTGAAGGCTTTTTGAAAAGAGTGCACATGGAGAGAAATTAAAGGAGGACAGTAGAGGGTCGGGCAGTGGCAAACTATGCTTGGTCTAAAAGTGAAGGAGGTCAGGAAGAGGGCATGGAGAATTAAAGAAGCCAATCAAAAAATCTGGAGGAGACGTAGGATGGTAAAACCAATTCTTTTTGCTGGAGAGAAGATTCATGGGGAAGTAAGAAAGCCCACAACTTTTGGTTGTGACAATGATAGCATAAAAAGACAGTGACCACCAGGACATCAGTAGTTAGAAAATCccaagtcagagagagaggcaagtcaGTGTCCTGGGAGTGGGTTGTGTGTTTCCTGGGCCTGCTCAAAGAAGAAGGTAGAGAAGGCTCAGAGAATGGGTCCGAAATGATGTGTCAGGGCttggaattcagtgatttattgaGCTCTTCCTCTGTGGTGCCTCCAGTCGTGCTAGGTCTAGTGCACAGGGACTGGGGAGACCATCAGTAAGGGTGGAGGAACCAACAGAGGCTGTTTGGAGTTGGGAACAATGTATAAGGATTTGGAAAACCGGGAGAGATCTGGGAGGCATTTTGGAAAAGTGTACTGATAGAGGGGACCATGTGCTGTCTGGTTTGCCTGGTAGATAGAGTGCTGGACACATGTCCCTTTTCAGGTTGCCCTTGAAATCTCCCCATctgttccttgagggcagggaccatttTTCAGCTTTTGTGTCTCCATCACAGAGCGTTATGGCTGACACCAAGGAGGagctcaataaaaatttgttgaaatgCAAGGGTTCAGGCTTCATAAAGGGggcaaaaagaaaacttggaatttaaaaagtttacCTCTACTTAAAAGTGCGTAGAACATGATGATGGATACAACTGGACGGGTAGTGTTCATGATGGATGTGCCTTACTGTTGTGaggaggctttctttttttttcttttcttttttaaaaaattttaaaaatattttatttatttttgatagagagagacagagcacaagtgggggaggggcagagagagaaggagacccagaatccgaagcaggctccaggctctgagctgtcagcacagagtctgatgcggggctcaaactcacaaattgcgagatcatgacctgagtcgaagtcggacgctcaaccgactgagccacccaggcgcccctcttttctttttttaaaatgtttatttatttttgatggagagagagagagagagaatgagagagcatggtgcacacacatgagcaggggagaggcaggatctgaagcaggctctgtgctgtcagcacagagtcggacacagggctcgaacccacggaattgtgacatcatgacctgagctgaaatcaagagtcagatgcttaaccgattgagccaccggGCACGCTGTGAAGAGGATTTCTTAAGGAACATTCCTGTAGGCAATGAACTCAAACGTGAGCAAACTTAGGCTGGTTTAGGCATCTCTCTAGGGGTCCCTCTCCTCTCAACTCTCCACTGaattttgaaaagatgaaaaaaaaaaggaaaaatgaggaatAGAAAATGAGTTATTGGAAGTGGAATGAGAATAAAAAAAGCAGTGAGGAGTCCAACTCCTTAGCAGTGGGGAGGTCCAACTTTCAGGTTTCTGTTGTCCAATGCCTTCACTGATAACTAGGCCTTCCTTAGCACTTAACTTATCAGATAAACAGGCAAGCTGAAAAACCTCAGGAaactggagagagggaagaattcACTTAGGAATAAGATAGCAattgggacgcctggctggctcagtcggtggagcatgtgactcttgatctttggtttgtaagttcgagtcccaggttgggtgcagaaattacttaacaaaataataataaaaaataaaaagtctgccTGGGTCCTTCCCTCACAGAGCTGACACTCTAGTGGGGAAACTGAAGAACCACTTGCCACATTTCAAAAGACTGAGAAGGTAATAATTAGAATTGAACACCTTCCAGACGGTAAGGAAGTAAATCTCTAGGATGTCAAGCCAGAAGTCCTGGTTTCCAGGGGCTCATGCCTCCCTTATTCTCACCTGGCTTCCCTTTTCCAACCTCCAGAAAATTCGTAAGAAGCACCAGGTTTCCCCATTCAACTAGTGGGAGAAAATCTCAGTTGGACTGGGGAGTAATAGAACCCTATGAATAGGCAAGCCTCTACAAGGTCTCAGAAATAGTTCTCTGGAAAGGAGCAAACACAAGCTGGCATCATTTAACACCGCTGGCCCCAGAGGCCCAGAGACTAACCCTAAGGGGTATGGGGTCAGGCTTTCAGCTCACGGCTTACTCCAAATTCATCCTAAGTTTCACTTCTAGCTTCtttctcctgaagccaagacttcAGGAGACTGGTCTGCTGTCCAACCAGACAGGAAAGCATAAGAGATGCTTCTCCCATGCAGGAAGGGAATTAGATCCAGGCCTTCTGCTTCCTGGATCTTTTTCTTGTGGTCCCTGGGGACCCTAGTGTCCAAACTCTTAGATTCTCAAGGCACTCCCTTGGGCCTTGGGGCAGGATtcccattctctgcctctccatctcCCTGGAATTTTCCACTGCAGCTGCCTCCGctcccagacacccctccctGGGCAAAATTCCCGGCTTCCTCCGCCTCCCCTTCCTAATCACACCtcattcccacccccagcccagaggCCCAGCCCACAGTCCGGCCCACTCCCCACACTAACCCCGGTGGTCCCAGTTAGAGAAATGGGAGGCCAGGCCCTCCTACAAGGGTGAGAGGGAGGGTCCCAGGCTCTCTCCAGGGCGGGGAGAAAGGACAGTGGAGGGGCTGGTCCCCTGTGGGGCTGGAGTGGGGGGAGTGGCCCTCCTCAAATCCCCATATAAGGCAGGGCAAGCAGTTAGACTCCTGGATTGGCTGATTCAAATGAGCATTCCACCTGGCAACAGGGTTTCTATTGGCTCTGAGGAAAAATAGGAGGAAGGTGGATGGAGGTTGTTGGTGGCGGTgattggaggggggaggggagtggaggtgACCGGAGTGGGGGGCGGTTACCAGGGCAACAGGGTAAGAGCCCAGCAGGGTGTCCGAGACGGCAGGCGGGGCTGGGAGGTGGAGAAGGGGATGAggaaaggagggtgggaaggagaggaaagagactgACAGGAGGGAGCGAGACTGGGAGACTGGGTGGGGGgtaaaggagaggggagagggagagaaatgaagcAAGAAGAGTACAGAGATGGAGCGGGTCAGAGATCGCTAAAGACATCAGTGAGTGAGTCAGAGAAACAGATCGAGATAGAGATGGAAAGATCTCCGAGAGCGATGATCAGAGTCTGTCCGGCAAGGAAAAACCTGGGTGGGGCTCCAAGATTTTTGAGGAGATGGAGACCGAGAAACTGATAgaagagtcagaaagagaaattgggaAGTGTGTACACCACGGGCCCAAAAGATGGTATTTTTAAGCACTCAGATACCAAATGATGATGATTGATCAGTGTGTCcttcttaagaaaatgaaaataataagacaaataaTGATAATGACGGTTAACACACCCAGCTCCTGAAATTCCAAGCTTCTCAAAATCATCCAAAGATACCAAGACTGAGGGCCTGGAACTGAGGATGAGTGGTACagggcggggctggaactccagACCTGAACCCCTTGCAAAGGGGGCAAATACATACAATCCAGAAAGGCTAGGGAAGATGGCAAccgaggaaagagaaaaggaaagagagggaaaatgtgGACAATCAGGACCTGGAGAGGAGTTGGAGGGAATCAGCAAAGGATATAGGGCCTAGTGACAGACTCACATGGGACAGGAACAGTGTggtctgggcggggggggggggggggggggggggggaagagatcAGAGATGGAAGGGTAGAAGAGGGAGATGAGAGGTGGAGAAGAGGCAACCGAAGAATGAGAGATGTGAGGTATAAATTGTTGTGAGGGAGGGGTCTGGGTACAGATGAATGAACagggatgaagagaaaaagaaggaccAGGCGAAGACAAGTGAGATGAGATGGGCGAATAAGAGCGGTCTgagatggaagagaaggaaggagcctGGAGGGCCTCTGACACCTCTAGATCTCGAGAAAGATCCAGGACGGGAGGAACCCAGTAGGGGTCACAAATGTCAGCCTAGGGCAGGACAGAGGGTGTGCTGCCCTTTTGGCCCTTCCATCTTAAGGCCAGAGAATGGAGATGCAGGACGGGAACGGAAAGCCAGCGCGATGTGGAAGTAGCTCCGccaccctcttcctcttctttaagCTTTTGGTTTCTCAAATACCTGCCCGGCCTTTCCATCTGCttctcccaccccatcccttgGCAAAATCTCAGGATTTCTTGCgggggggccgggaggggggttgggggagggtcaGTAGGATTCTGGCCATCCCTCCAGTCCGCCCCCAAAAGACAGACTCCACTTTCGCAGGCAGTAGGTCGGGATTCGGAGAGGTCCCTCCCCGCAGGAACCCCACCCCTTTCCACCTCCTCGCTCCACTCCTTTTCTCCTCGACCGTCAgtctctccatttcccctcctGGTCCTGTCCTCCCTCCCGCCTCTCGCGCGCTCCCTCCCCTCGCTTTCATCCTCCTATCCCCACCTCGCCAACCTCCGCtttcatccccctcccctctcctctcctccccgctCCCGCCAGCCCCACCCCTGGGAAGCCCCTCCCGTCGGGCAGCGCCGCCTTTATAAGCGGGTTCCCTGCCCGGGGGCGGCAGCGGCTGGTCGGCGGCAGCTCTGCTGGTGCGGGGGCGGCGAGCCGAGGACCGAGCGACCGCGGCCGGAGCGCGCCGGCCACCGCCCGCACCGCCCTTCCGCCCGCCCTCCGGACGGCCGCAGCCCTGCGGGTCTCCGCTCCagacccacccccgccccaccccgcgcGCCTCTGCCGCCTCTTCCAGAGACCCAGCTTGCTGAGCGGCCGCCGCTGCCgctgtcgccgccgccgccgccaccgcgcCAGGTTCCGGCCGCGGCCACCCTCCGCCGTCCAGGGCCCCTCCGTCCCGGCCCCGGGACCCCGGCTCCCCGccagccccggccccggccccggcacCATGTCGGAGAAGAGCGTGGAGGCAGCGGCCGAGTTGAGCGCCAAGGTACGGGCGGGGACGGCGGCGGCCCGGACCGCGCGCGATCCCCGGGCTCCGCGCGGTCTTGCGCCCCACGCTAACCCCGACGGCCCCACGCTGCCCTGGCGCCGGGTCCCGGCGGACCCCACTCCGCCCTCCCCCCCGCTCCCCTGCCCGGCGCTGCCTACCCCGCTTCGCGCGGCTCCCGCCAGCGCCCTCTAGCTTCCAGAGCGCCGCGCGCCGCGGCTCCGGCCTCGCCGCTCGGCCCGCGCCCGGCCCCCGCCGCCGTCCCCACCCctctccggctccggctccggctcgcGCGCCTCTACCCCGTCCGCTTCCCGTCGGAGCGCGCCCCGGCTCACTTTaccgtgcccctcccccgctccgtCTCTCCGCGCCCCGTTTCCCCGGCTCTCCTTCCAGTCTGACCTCACCTTTCCTCTCCTAAGCGGTTTGAGATCCTCCAGAGTAAACAGGACTCTCCCGGGAGGCTGCCGCTCTCGGGCCCCTCCCCTCGAGGCCCGACCGCCTCTTGCTTCTGTGCTCGGACAGCTATTGcctgtgtctgttttctccttctctcctttccttcccttccatctaTATCCATTTCTTACCCCACTGgccttcagctttcttttctctccagagccccctccagcctctcccctcaccccccgccccctgcacgTTTAAAGAGTCTTGGATTCCTAAAAATCAGAAGCGGGGCGGGAATAGCCTTCGAGAAAGCTGAAGCTCAGCGTTACATGGCATTGCATCGAGCCGTCCTTGCTCTCATCAGCTCCCTTCCCTGGCCCCATCCCTTTGCCCTTGCCTCTCTTCCAGCCTTCCTCTAATTTCCCTAGGGAACCTGCTGAGTGTCGCTTTGGGAAATTAATTCGGCCAGCGCTTGGGGGCTGGGAGCCCGACTTCGGGGGAGGGGGTAGGGTTGGTTGTTGAGGAGGTCACAGAGGTCTCCTAGAGGCCCCAGAAGTGAAAGAGGGCAACCAGTGGGATTAAAGGCAGTGGCAGAGACGGGCTATGTGTGAGAGCTGATAAGGTGTGCTGTGTGGCCCTCCGGTGGGCTGTGCGGTGGCATGTGACTTCACTGAGTAGGTGTCTTTGTATGTCTGTAATCCAGCGAGTGTGTGGGACTGCCCGTGTCAGttacatgtgtgcatgtggagACGTAGATGTTCTGGAGCCATGTTGCCGCTTTGTGAGTGCCGAATGGTTTTGCTGTGCTCTCGTGCTGTCTCAAGAGTGTGTGCCAGGATGCCCAAACACCGGGCCATGTGTCTCCGGATCTCGTGGGCGCTCCTCTGTAGCTGTGTGTGTGAATCGGTGTCAGCCTGTGTcagtgtgtgtgcctgtgttgAGTTAATGAGGCCAGGGAGCTGCTTAGCACAAGACCTAGGTCACACACCCTCCTGGAAAAGGGATCAGGGAAGGACAGTGACCAGAAGGACaggacaggggaggagagggCCCGGCCCCTTGGACTTTGGTCTCTGGtagtctccctccctccctgacgttctccctccctccctccctccctctctatcagGCCAGATGGGAAACTCAGGCCAGGGCAGCACAGACCTGGTGCTGGGGCCCCCAGAGAGAAGCTGACTAGCCCCTGGCTCTCTAGGCCCAGGATGTAGAGGAGAACCCACCAGGTAGTAGAAATGCCATCCCCACCATGTGGCAACGAAATGAGGGCAGGGAAGTGGCATGAAGAAACCTAGCTGGAGTGAGAGGGTCCAGTGTTCTGTGTTCCTCTTAAAGGGAAAAGGGAATTGAGTGTCCCTCCAGGTCAACCATTCTGCACCAACCTCTACTCCTATTCCTGATCCTGTTCCAGAAAGGACACACCCTCCCGGGAGAGCCACTCACACAGAAAACTTCCATCCACATGGAATCAGATACACAGAGTTGCACACCAGCACCACATCAGATGGCACAGGGACATCCACAGTTGAACAGTGCCTGCCAGGGgcggttggggtgggggtgggggggtgtggaaAGAGGACTGGAATCTAAATTGGAAGGGCCAGTGTGATGTCCAGAGAGAAGGGACCCATGCACAACTCCTGTCTGCCACATCAGAATAAGACATCAAAGGTGTGCCTGCTGGGTGGGCTCCtggggtgaaggagagagaggggggcagtgGAGGGAGGGCACTCTAGGCAGGTACCTTCCCCTACTACATTCCCATCCCACCCCAGAccttgtttgtctttctctccatctGCCATGTCCGATACCCTCTCCCTTCCATGTTTCCTTTATCGTACTTTACCTATGTTCCCCCTGGAAATGGTGACTTCTACCCTTCCACACCACTGCCTGCACCAGGGGCTGGGCTTAGGGAGGAGGAAACTACTCGGAACTGGTTTGGAGTAGGTGTGCATCAGGCTGGGGTGCTCTCCCTATTCCTGCCGTGTTTGGCCAAGTAGGAGCCTGAGGAGTTGGGGGACACACAGACAAACAAAGGCATTCAAGGCTGAGAGGGGAAGCCGGGAGGGATGCCCAGGAGAGAGAATACTCAGGAAAAGGCCCCAGAGGTAGACAAAAGGCAGAGCAGGGCAggctgtgggagggggcaggCCAGGAAGGCGGAGGGACCTCAAGAGGGGGTGGGGCATCAGGACTGCGAGCAGATGGAGGGGATTTGCTTTGCTGAGCTGAACTCTTCAGCCCAGGAGGTTTTGGAGAACTTGATGGGGGTCATGAGCAGTTACCTTGGCTGTCCATTCCTCTATCTTCAtcacttttctctcctcccttgaGTCTTGGGGAAGGTGTCTGGTCTCAGCCCCTTTGTGGCCGTAGGGACCCGGGGACCTCTGTTCTGCCTCTGAGCTGTTGTGGCCAACTCCTCCGTTTTTACACTCCTCTAAAGCTCACTGCAGAGGGAGAACGGGGCGAGAGGGACCGGCTGCAGCTCATTTGTGGTGAGAGGAAGGTgacctctttctctcttacaggacctgaaggagaagaaagagaaggtggaggagaaggCAAGCCGGAAAGAGCGAAAGAAAGAAGTGGTGGAGGTGCGCAGGGGTCAGGTGGAGACTCAGATCCCCCCTCCAGTTACCTTGGGGGGGCTGGGTCCTGCGTTTGCTTTGGCCCCTCCCATCCTCTGCGCCCCACCCTTTGGGCCCTCAACACCCCTGCCATTGGTGGTGGTGGAGGCACACCGCCAGCCTGGCCAGCCTGACACTGCTCTCCCTCCTGGTCCCCCGCAGGA
The Lynx canadensis isolate LIC74 chromosome B4, mLynCan4.pri.v2, whole genome shotgun sequence DNA segment above includes these coding regions:
- the PTMS gene encoding parathymosin, with product MALFGQAGTTALWELALARLLDPSVTLCEGQVGIRRGPSPQEPHPFPPPRSTPFLLDRQSLHFPSWSCPPSRLSRAPSPRFHPPIPTSPTSAFIPLPSPLLPAPASPTPGKPLPSGSAAFISGFPARGRQRLVGGSSAGAGAASRGPSDRGRSAPATARTALPPALRTAAALRVSAPDPPPPHPARLCRLFQRPSLLSGRRCRCRRRRRHRARFRPRPPSAVQGPSVPAPGPRLPASPGPGPGTMSEKSVEAAAELSAKDLKEKKEKVEEKASRKERKKEVVEEEENGAEEEEEETAEDGEEEDEGEEEDEEEEEDDDEGPALKRAAEEEDEADPKRQKTENGASA